One stretch of Streptomyces peucetius DNA includes these proteins:
- a CDS encoding mannose-1-phosphate guanyltransferase: protein MKAVVMAGGEGTRLRPMTSSMPKPLLPVANRPIMEHVLRLLKRHGLTETVVTVQFLASLVKNYFGDGEELGMELTYANEEKPLGTAGSVKNAEEALKDDAFLVISGDALTDFDLTDLISFHKEKGALVTVCLTRVPNPLEFGITIVDEGGKVERFLEKPTWGQVFSDTVNTGIYVMEPEVFDYVEADVPVDWSGDVFPQLMKEGKPIYGYVAEGYWEDVGTHESYVKAQADVLERKVDVELDGFEISPGVWVAEGAEVHPDAVLRGPVYIGDYAKVEAGAEIREHTVVGSNVVVKSGAFLHKAVVHDNVYIGPQSNLRGCVIGKNTDIMRAARIEDGAVIGDECLVGEESIVQGNVRVYPFKTVEAGAFVNTSVIWESRGQAHLFGTRGVSGILNVEITPEVVVRLAGAYATTLKKGATVTTARDHSRGARALKRAVISALQASAIDVRDLENVPLPVARQQTARGSAGGIMIRTSPGVPDSVDIMFFDERGADLSQAGQRKLDRVYARQEYRRAFPGEIGDLHFPSSVFDSYTGSLLRNVDTTGIAESGLKVVIDASNGSAGLVLPSLLGRLGVDSLTINPGLDESRPTESADTRRSGLVRLGEIVASARAAFGVRFDPVGERLSLVDERGRIVEDDRALLVLLDLVAAERRSGSVALPVTTTRIAEQVAAYHGTQVEWTTTSPDDLTRVGREETTIFGGDGRGGFIVPEFSSVFDGTAAFVRLVGLVARTQLTLSQIDARIPRAHVLRRDLATPWAVKGLVMRRVVEAAGDRHVDTTDGVRVVEADGRWVMVLPDPSEAVTHLWAEGPDDASAQALLDEWSSVVDSAGH, encoded by the coding sequence ATGAAGGCCGTCGTGATGGCTGGCGGCGAAGGTACACGACTTCGCCCCATGACCTCGAGTATGCCCAAGCCGCTTCTTCCGGTGGCCAACCGGCCGATCATGGAGCATGTGCTGAGGCTGCTCAAGCGGCACGGGCTCACCGAGACCGTTGTAACCGTGCAATTTCTCGCCTCGCTGGTGAAGAACTACTTCGGCGACGGCGAAGAGCTCGGAATGGAGCTCACCTACGCCAATGAGGAGAAGCCACTCGGAACTGCCGGCAGTGTGAAGAACGCGGAGGAAGCGCTCAAGGACGACGCATTCCTCGTGATTTCCGGTGATGCCCTCACCGACTTCGACCTGACCGACCTCATCTCCTTCCACAAGGAGAAGGGCGCACTGGTCACCGTCTGCCTCACACGTGTTCCGAACCCACTGGAATTCGGCATCACGATCGTCGACGAAGGAGGAAAGGTCGAGCGCTTCCTCGAGAAGCCGACGTGGGGGCAGGTCTTCTCCGACACCGTCAACACCGGCATTTACGTCATGGAGCCCGAGGTCTTCGACTACGTCGAGGCCGATGTGCCGGTGGACTGGTCCGGTGACGTCTTCCCGCAGCTCATGAAGGAAGGCAAGCCGATCTACGGCTATGTCGCCGAGGGCTACTGGGAGGACGTCGGCACCCACGAGAGCTACGTCAAGGCCCAGGCCGACGTCCTGGAGCGCAAGGTGGACGTCGAGCTCGACGGATTCGAGATCTCGCCCGGGGTATGGGTCGCGGAGGGCGCGGAGGTCCACCCGGACGCCGTGCTGCGGGGCCCGGTCTACATCGGTGACTACGCCAAGGTGGAGGCAGGCGCCGAGATCCGCGAGCACACGGTCGTGGGATCCAATGTGGTCGTCAAGAGCGGCGCCTTCCTCCACAAGGCGGTGGTCCACGACAACGTCTACATCGGTCCGCAGAGCAACCTCCGCGGCTGTGTCATCGGCAAGAACACCGACATCATGAGGGCCGCGCGCATCGAGGACGGCGCCGTCATCGGTGACGAATGTCTGGTCGGCGAAGAATCGATCGTTCAGGGCAACGTCCGCGTGTACCCGTTCAAGACCGTCGAGGCCGGCGCGTTCGTGAACACATCGGTGATCTGGGAGTCCCGGGGACAGGCGCATCTCTTCGGAACCAGGGGCGTGTCCGGGATCCTCAATGTGGAGATCACGCCCGAGGTCGTGGTGCGCCTGGCCGGTGCGTACGCCACCACGCTGAAGAAGGGCGCCACGGTCACCACGGCACGTGATCACTCCCGCGGTGCGCGTGCGTTGAAGAGGGCCGTGATCTCGGCGCTGCAGGCCAGTGCCATCGACGTGCGCGACTTGGAGAACGTGCCGCTCCCCGTGGCCCGTCAGCAGACGGCCAGAGGAAGCGCCGGCGGCATCATGATCCGTACGTCGCCCGGTGTGCCCGACTCCGTGGACATCATGTTCTTCGACGAACGGGGAGCGGACCTCTCGCAGGCGGGTCAGCGCAAGCTGGACCGGGTGTACGCGCGTCAGGAGTACCGCCGGGCGTTCCCCGGCGAGATCGGCGATCTGCACTTCCCGTCCAGCGTCTTCGACTCCTACACGGGCTCACTGCTGCGGAACGTGGACACCACGGGGATCGCGGAGTCGGGGCTCAAGGTCGTCATCGACGCGTCCAACGGCAGCGCCGGCCTTGTGCTGCCGAGCCTTCTCGGGCGTCTCGGGGTCGATTCCCTGACGATCAATCCCGGCCTCGACGAGTCGCGGCCGACGGAGTCCGCCGACACCAGGAGGTCCGGTCTGGTCCGACTCGGCGAGATCGTCGCCTCCGCGCGTGCGGCCTTCGGCGTGCGTTTCGACCCGGTCGGCGAGCGGCTCTCGCTCGTCGACGAGCGCGGGCGGATCGTGGAGGACGACCGTGCCCTGCTGGTGCTGCTCGATCTTGTCGCCGCGGAGCGGCGCAGCGGCAGTGTGGCGCTGCCGGTGACGACGACGAGGATCGCCGAACAGGTGGCCGCCTATCACGGCACGCAGGTGGAGTGGACGACCACGTCTCCCGACGACCTCACCAGGGTCGGCAGGGAGGAGACCACGATCTTCGGCGGTGACGGCCGGGGCGGTTTCATCGTGCCGGAGTTCAGCAGCGTCTTCGACGGCACGGCCGCGTTCGTGCGGCTCGTCGGTCTTGTGGCCCGTACGCAGCTCACGCTGAGCCAGATCGACGCCCGGATCCCGCGGGCCCATGTGCTCAGGCGGGATCTCGCGACGCCGTGGGCCGTCAAGGGTCTCGTGATGCGACGGGTGGTGGAGGCTGCGGGGGACCGGCACGTGGACACCACCGACGGTGTGCGGGTGGTCGAGGCGGACGGCCGGTGGGTGATGGTGCTGCCGGACCCGTCAGAGGCCGTCACTCATCTGTGGGCGGAGGGGCCGGACGACGCGTCGGCCCAGGCGCTGCTCGACGAATGGTCGTCGGTCGTGGACAGCGCAGGTCACTGA
- a CDS encoding MFS transporter → MSQQQRRRTLEERIPGGTDGRRMLWTALVDKTGNGLWAATAVLYFTYVTGLTAAQVGILIAVSAGIGVAGAPVAGRLADRMSLNRLLIAAQLLRAAAGFCLLTTDQYVLLIAFAAAGSFGDRASSVLTKLYAARVAGPDRVRYQAVNRTVSNIGFAVGGLAAAAALGIGTTPAYQALVVGNGIAALTAALLIMGCGEAPVPARRTSGDSGTTGTTGPQKPAGPWRDRTYLLYTATEALLLLDDAVFKVGLPLWIVHATDAPHGLAPLLMVLNNVMVVALQIPLSRYGATSHAARRLLVPLAAAFAVGALALSLSTTGGAWTATVTLTVAAVALTFAEMLHATASWELSVALAPDEAQGAYLGVHGLANSAQRSLGPLVMTATVAAGPLGWALFGTGLATVCLAQSRLVRDRLPKPALSVPAATVSHE, encoded by the coding sequence GTGAGTCAGCAGCAGCGCCGGCGCACACTCGAAGAACGCATCCCGGGCGGAACCGACGGCCGCCGCATGCTCTGGACAGCCCTCGTCGACAAGACGGGCAACGGCCTCTGGGCAGCCACCGCGGTCCTCTACTTCACCTATGTCACCGGCCTCACGGCCGCCCAGGTCGGCATCCTCATCGCCGTCTCGGCCGGCATCGGAGTCGCCGGAGCCCCGGTCGCCGGACGCCTCGCCGACCGGATGTCCCTCAACCGCCTCCTGATCGCGGCGCAACTGCTGCGTGCCGCGGCGGGATTCTGCCTCCTCACCACCGACCAGTACGTACTGCTGATCGCCTTCGCGGCGGCAGGCAGCTTCGGCGACCGGGCCAGCAGCGTCCTCACCAAGCTGTACGCAGCCCGCGTCGCCGGCCCCGACCGAGTGCGCTACCAGGCGGTGAACCGCACGGTCTCCAACATCGGGTTCGCCGTCGGAGGTCTCGCGGCCGCAGCCGCCCTCGGTATCGGCACCACCCCCGCCTACCAGGCCCTGGTCGTCGGCAACGGTATCGCGGCCCTCACGGCCGCCCTGCTCATCATGGGCTGCGGCGAAGCCCCCGTCCCGGCCCGCAGGACCAGCGGCGACAGCGGCACCACCGGCACCACCGGCCCGCAGAAACCGGCCGGCCCCTGGCGCGACCGCACCTATCTCCTCTACACCGCGACCGAGGCCCTCCTGCTGCTCGACGACGCGGTGTTCAAGGTCGGACTGCCACTGTGGATCGTCCACGCCACCGACGCACCGCACGGACTCGCCCCGCTGCTGATGGTCCTCAACAACGTGATGGTGGTCGCCCTCCAGATCCCGCTCTCCCGCTACGGAGCCACCAGCCACGCCGCCCGCCGGCTCCTCGTGCCCCTTGCCGCCGCGTTCGCGGTGGGCGCCCTCGCCCTGAGCCTGTCGACCACCGGCGGAGCGTGGACCGCGACGGTCACCCTCACCGTCGCGGCCGTGGCGCTGACGTTCGCCGAGATGCTGCACGCCACGGCGTCATGGGAACTCTCCGTAGCCCTGGCGCCGGACGAGGCGCAGGGCGCCTACCTCGGCGTCCACGGCCTGGCCAATTCGGCCCAACGCAGCCTCGGCCCGCTCGTCATGACCGCCACCGTCGCCGCCGGCCCACTCGGCTGGGCCCTGTTCGGCACCGGACTCGCCACGGTCTGCCTGGCCCAGAGCCGGCTCGTCCGCGACCGACTGCCGAAACCGGCATTGTCAGTGCCGGCCGCTACCGTGAGTCACGAATGA
- a CDS encoding FHA domain-containing protein encodes MSGGYGRCEGVRVGRCVGFVLPHGRVYFGQGETPVKLFAKWFGKSAREDGDARHRAPRHGQSEDQGGERPLFRDEVPGGDNSGGQGASSVDPAGAGGIGFGEPSTSSTGGGFASDPYATNPHAGQPRQEDPSMAGLPVCTRCGHRNTEAGRFCSNCGAPLRGGAPAERASETTSTISISGIEAYDSEVTGQTAVPSLSPEAQAAVEALPPGSALLVVRRGPNSGSRFLLDGDLTTAGRHPQSDIFLDDVTVSRRHVEFRRGADGGFTVSDVGSLNGTYVNRERIDSVVLANGDEVQIGKYRLVFYGSQRGA; translated from the coding sequence CTGTCTGGTGGATACGGACGTTGTGAGGGTGTCCGGGTCGGCAGGTGTGTTGGGTTCGTCCTGCCCCACGGGCGGGTCTATTTCGGTCAAGGGGAAACGCCCGTGAAGTTGTTTGCGAAGTGGTTCGGCAAGAGTGCGCGCGAGGACGGCGACGCCCGGCATCGCGCGCCGCGGCATGGTCAGAGTGAGGACCAGGGGGGCGAGCGTCCGCTGTTCCGGGACGAGGTCCCCGGTGGGGACAATTCGGGCGGACAGGGTGCGTCGTCTGTTGACCCTGCCGGTGCCGGAGGCATAGGTTTCGGGGAACCATCAACCTCAAGTACGGGTGGAGGGTTCGCCTCCGACCCGTATGCGACCAATCCCCACGCGGGGCAGCCGCGGCAGGAGGATCCGTCCATGGCGGGTTTGCCGGTTTGTACGAGGTGCGGCCACCGGAACACCGAGGCCGGCCGGTTCTGCTCCAACTGCGGTGCGCCGCTGCGGGGTGGAGCCCCCGCCGAGCGCGCGTCGGAGACGACGTCGACGATCTCCATCTCCGGTATCGAGGCATACGACTCCGAGGTGACGGGCCAGACCGCCGTCCCCTCGCTGTCGCCTGAGGCCCAGGCCGCCGTCGAGGCGCTGCCGCCCGGCTCGGCGCTCCTGGTGGTCCGCCGGGGGCCCAATTCGGGCAGTCGCTTCCTCCTGGACGGTGACCTGACCACGGCCGGCCGCCACCCGCAGAGCGACATCTTCCTCGACGACGTGACGGTGTCGCGGCGGCACGTGGAGTTCCGCCGGGGTGCGGACGGCGGTTTCACCGTCTCCGACGTCGGCAGCCTCAACGGCACGTATGTGAACCGTGAACGGATCGACTCCGTGGTCCTGGCCAACGGCGACGAGGTACAGATCGGCAAGTACCGGCTGGTGTTCTACGGGAGCCAGCGGGGCGCGTGA
- a CDS encoding PTS glucose transporter subunit IIA gives MTTVTSPLAGRAIGLAAVPDPVFSGAMVGPGTAIDPVREPSEALSPVDGIIVSLHPHAFVVVDPEGHGVLTHLGIDTVQLNGEGFELLVNKGDTVQRGQAVVRWDPSAVEAAGKSAICPVVALEATTDSLSDVREDGDVKAGESLFGWQ, from the coding sequence ATGACCACAGTGACGTCCCCTCTTGCCGGCCGGGCCATCGGACTCGCTGCAGTGCCCGATCCGGTGTTCTCCGGCGCGATGGTCGGGCCCGGGACCGCTATCGATCCCGTGCGTGAGCCGTCGGAGGCGCTCTCTCCCGTCGACGGCATCATCGTGTCCCTGCACCCCCACGCCTTCGTGGTCGTGGACCCGGAAGGGCACGGTGTGCTGACACACCTCGGTATCGACACCGTCCAGCTCAACGGCGAGGGCTTCGAGCTGCTCGTCAACAAGGGCGACACCGTGCAGCGCGGTCAGGCGGTCGTGCGCTGGGACCCGTCGGCCGTCGAGGCTGCCGGAAAGTCCGCCATCTGCCCGGTCGTGGCACTCGAGGCCACGACCGACTCCCTGTCCGACGTCCGTGAGGACGGCGACGTGAAGGCCGGCGAGAGCCTCTTCGGCTGGCAGTGA
- a CDS encoding DUF881 domain-containing protein has translation MNSEENSKDETCRAQPLPQEQPPVSTGAQDSAAQEVGAYKAGSQEAGPQGSGSREPGRPQDSGSREPDPRESGEPGAGTRTGRQRLAAAVWPPRVTRAQLIVAVLLFVLGLGLAIQVRSNSDESALRGARQEDLVRILDEVDNRTQRLEDEKQRLEDQRTELENSSDQAEEARRQTQQKEQQLGILAGTVAAEGPGITLTIQDPARTVESDMLLDTIQELRAAGAEAIQVNGVRVVASTFFSGSAGDIEVDRKRISAPYTFKVIGEPQDLEPALNIPGGVVQTLEKEQATATVERSEKIVVDALRPAERPDYARSSPQ, from the coding sequence ATGAACAGCGAAGAGAACTCGAAGGACGAGACGTGCCGGGCGCAGCCCCTGCCGCAGGAGCAGCCGCCCGTGTCCACCGGCGCGCAGGACTCTGCCGCGCAGGAAGTCGGCGCGTACAAGGCCGGTTCCCAGGAAGCCGGGCCGCAGGGGTCCGGTTCCCGGGAGCCCGGGCGGCCGCAGGACTCCGGCTCGCGGGAGCCCGATCCGCGGGAGTCCGGCGAGCCCGGCGCCGGGACCCGGACCGGCAGACAGCGGCTGGCCGCAGCGGTGTGGCCGCCGCGGGTGACGCGCGCCCAACTGATCGTCGCGGTACTGCTGTTCGTTCTCGGTCTGGGACTGGCCATCCAGGTCCGCTCGAACAGCGACGAGAGTGCGCTGCGCGGTGCCCGACAGGAGGACCTGGTCCGCATCCTCGACGAGGTCGACAACCGCACGCAGCGACTCGAGGACGAGAAGCAGCGGCTCGAGGACCAGCGCACCGAGCTCGAGAACAGTTCGGACCAGGCTGAAGAGGCGCGCAGGCAGACGCAGCAGAAGGAACAGCAGCTCGGCATCCTGGCCGGCACCGTCGCCGCGGAAGGGCCGGGGATCACGCTGACGATCCAGGACCCGGCGCGGACCGTCGAGTCGGACATGCTCCTCGACACGATCCAGGAGCTGCGCGCGGCCGGGGCGGAGGCGATCCAGGTCAACGGCGTCCGGGTCGTCGCGAGCACATTCTTCTCGGGAAGCGCCGGTGACATCGAGGTGGACCGCAAGCGGATCAGTGCGCCGTACACCTTCAAGGTCATCGGTGAGCCGCAGGACTTGGAGCCGGCCCTGAACATCCCCGGCGGTGTGGTGCAGACCTTGGAGAAGGAGCAGGCCACGGCCACGGTGGAGCGCTCCGAGAAGATCGTTGTCGACGCCTTGCGACCGGCTGAACGGCCTGACTACGCTCGGTCGTCACCGCAGTGA
- a CDS encoding small basic family protein encodes MIAVLGLVVGVVVGLLVRPEVPAVVEPYLPIAVVAALDAVFGGLRAMLDGIFVDKVFVVSFLSNVVVAALIVFLGDKLGVGAQLSTGVVVVLGIRIFSNAAAIRRHVFRA; translated from the coding sequence GTGATCGCCGTACTGGGCCTCGTCGTGGGAGTCGTGGTCGGCCTGTTGGTCCGTCCCGAGGTGCCGGCGGTCGTCGAGCCATATCTGCCCATCGCGGTCGTCGCCGCGCTCGACGCCGTCTTCGGTGGTCTGCGGGCCATGCTCGACGGGATCTTCGTCGACAAGGTCTTCGTCGTCTCCTTCCTGTCGAACGTGGTGGTGGCCGCGCTGATCGTGTTCCTGGGCGACAAGCTCGGTGTCGGTGCGCAGTTGTCCACCGGTGTGGTCGTCGTGCTCGGCATCCGGATCTTCTCCAACGCCGCGGCCATCCGCAGGCATGTCTTCCGGGCGTGA
- the ptsP gene encoding phosphoenolpyruvate--protein phosphotransferase: protein METTLRGVGVSHGVAIGEVRHMGTAVLEPPAKQNPTQDAEREQGRARKAVEAVAADLIARGNLAGGEAQGVLEAQAMMAQDPELMSDVDRRIAVGSTAERAVYDAFAAYRALLAGAGEYLAGRVADLDDVRNRIVARLLGVPMPGVPDSDEPYVLIARDLAPADTALLDPALVLGFVTEEGGPTSHSAILARALGVPAVVALPGAGEIAEGTLIAVDGSTGEIFVEPSDEKRTQMERAAAERKAALAASSGPGATSDGHKVPLLANVGGPTDVPAAVDAGAEGVGLFRTEFLFLDDSKQAPSEEKQVEAYRKVLEAFPEGRVVVRVLDAGADKPLDFLTPADEPNPALGVRGLRSLLDHPEVLRSQLSALSKAAQGLPVYLEVMAPMVADRTDAKAFADACREAGLQAKFGAMVEIPSAALRARSILQEVEFLSLGTNDLAQYTFAADRQVGAVSRLQDPWQPALLDLVALSAEAARAEGKSCGVCGEAASDPLLACVLTGLGVTSLSMGAASIPYVRATLAKYTLAQCERAAAAARAADTAEEARVAAQAVLSGE from the coding sequence ATGGAGACAACGCTGCGAGGCGTCGGCGTGAGCCACGGGGTGGCGATCGGCGAGGTGCGGCACATGGGCACGGCGGTTCTCGAGCCGCCGGCCAAGCAGAACCCCACGCAGGACGCGGAGCGCGAACAGGGGCGCGCCCGCAAGGCCGTGGAAGCCGTGGCGGCCGATCTGATTGCGAGGGGCAATCTGGCGGGCGGTGAGGCGCAGGGCGTCCTCGAGGCGCAGGCCATGATGGCGCAGGACCCGGAGCTCATGTCCGATGTCGACCGCCGTATCGCCGTCGGCAGCACGGCCGAGCGGGCGGTGTACGACGCGTTCGCCGCCTACCGGGCGCTGCTGGCCGGTGCCGGCGAGTATCTGGCCGGGCGGGTCGCCGACCTGGACGACGTACGGAACCGGATCGTGGCGCGGCTGCTGGGTGTGCCGATGCCGGGTGTGCCGGACAGCGACGAGCCGTATGTACTGATCGCGCGGGACCTCGCGCCGGCCGACACGGCTCTGCTGGATCCGGCCCTGGTGCTCGGGTTCGTCACGGAGGAGGGCGGGCCCACGAGCCACAGCGCCATTCTGGCGCGGGCTCTGGGGGTTCCCGCTGTGGTCGCTCTCCCCGGTGCGGGTGAGATCGCCGAGGGCACGCTGATCGCGGTCGACGGCAGCACGGGAGAGATCTTCGTGGAGCCGAGCGACGAGAAGCGGACGCAAATGGAGCGGGCCGCTGCCGAGCGGAAGGCCGCGCTGGCGGCCTCCAGCGGACCGGGTGCCACGTCGGACGGGCACAAGGTGCCATTGCTGGCGAACGTCGGAGGGCCCACCGACGTTCCGGCCGCCGTCGACGCCGGTGCCGAGGGCGTCGGCCTGTTCCGTACCGAGTTCCTCTTCCTCGACGACAGCAAGCAGGCTCCATCGGAGGAGAAGCAGGTCGAGGCCTACCGGAAGGTGCTCGAGGCGTTTCCCGAGGGCCGGGTGGTCGTGCGGGTGCTCGATGCAGGTGCGGACAAGCCGCTCGACTTCCTGACCCCCGCCGACGAGCCGAACCCGGCACTGGGCGTGCGCGGGCTGCGTTCCCTGCTGGATCACCCGGAGGTGCTGCGGTCGCAGCTGTCCGCGCTGTCGAAGGCCGCGCAGGGGCTGCCCGTCTACCTCGAGGTCATGGCGCCGATGGTGGCGGACCGGACGGACGCCAAGGCGTTCGCCGACGCCTGTCGGGAGGCGGGGCTGCAGGCCAAGTTCGGGGCGATGGTGGAGATCCCGTCGGCCGCCCTGCGGGCTCGTTCGATCCTGCAGGAGGTCGAGTTCCTCTCGCTGGGGACCAATGATCTGGCTCAGTACACCTTCGCCGCCGACCGGCAGGTGGGTGCGGTGTCCCGGCTCCAGGACCCGTGGCAGCCGGCGCTGCTCGACCTGGTGGCGCTGTCGGCCGAGGCCGCGCGGGCCGAGGGGAAGAGCTGTGGTGTGTGTGGTGAGGCGGCCTCCGATCCGCTCCTCGCCTGTGTGCTCACGGGTCTCGGTGTGACGTCGCTGTCGATGGGCGCCGCGTCGATCCCGTATGTGCGGGCGACGCTGGCGAAGTACACGCTCGCCCAGTGCGAGCGTGCCGCCGCGGCGGCACGTGCCGCGGACACCGCGGAGGAGGCCCGGGTGGCCGCCCAGGCGGTGCTGTCCGGCGAGTAG
- a CDS encoding CDP-alcohol phosphatidyltransferase family protein produces MEVQETHVQTDRVLTIPNILSMARLLGVPLFLWLILRPEFGGPKSDGWALLVLMLSGVSDYLDGKLARRWNQISSLGRILDPAADRLYILSTLVGLTWREILPLWLTAALLARELMLLVMVGILRRHGYPPPQVNFLGKAATFNLMYAFPLLLLSDGTGWLASLAAIFGWAFAGWGTTLYWWAGILYVVQVRRLVRADTKAD; encoded by the coding sequence GTGGAGGTCCAGGAGACCCACGTTCAGACGGACCGGGTACTCACCATCCCCAACATCCTCAGCATGGCGCGTCTTCTCGGCGTACCGCTCTTCCTGTGGCTGATTCTCCGCCCCGAGTTCGGCGGTCCCAAGAGCGACGGCTGGGCATTGCTGGTACTGATGCTGAGCGGCGTCAGTGACTATCTCGACGGCAAACTCGCCCGCCGGTGGAACCAGATCAGCAGCCTGGGCCGCATCCTGGACCCGGCGGCCGACCGCCTCTACATCCTCTCCACCCTCGTCGGACTGACCTGGCGGGAGATTTTGCCGCTCTGGCTGACCGCCGCGCTTTTGGCTCGCGAGCTGATGTTGCTGGTGATGGTGGGAATCCTCCGCCGGCACGGCTATCCGCCGCCGCAGGTGAACTTCTTGGGCAAAGCTGCAACCTTCAACCTCATGTATGCCTTCCCCTTGCTTCTCCTGAGTGACGGGACGGGGTGGCTTGCGTCACTCGCGGCGATTTTCGGATGGGCGTTCGCGGGATGGGGTACAACTCTGTACTGGTGGGCAGGGATCCTCTATGTGGTCCAGGTCCGCCGTCTCGTCAGAGCGGACACAAAGGCCGATTGA
- a CDS encoding DUF881 domain-containing protein codes for MSQQPPVRRTGSPPARPDASMSLLTNVMEHSLDDGYAEATARRAEAGGLPRTLRAKLGLAAGLVLAAAVVTLGAAEAQIAAPVRAKEREELIDRVQAQTDGADALERDVEALRKDVEERQRKALNTQGGEQGETVSLLAGATEVEGAGVKLVVDDAESTDQGGGGPRESSGFSDTGRVRDRDMQRVVNGLWESGAEAIAINGQRLTALSAIRAAGDAILVDNRPLVPPYTVLAVGDGRKLRSAFQDSADGQYLQVLKEDFGIRTTISAEETVRLPAAPSLIVRTAEPKTAGAGRSGGPATAETEKGTS; via the coding sequence ATGTCGCAGCAGCCCCCCGTTCGGAGGACAGGTTCTCCGCCCGCGCGCCCTGATGCGTCCATGTCGCTGCTGACCAATGTCATGGAGCACAGCCTCGACGACGGTTACGCCGAGGCGACGGCCCGCAGGGCCGAGGCGGGCGGGCTTCCCCGCACACTCCGCGCCAAGCTCGGGCTTGCCGCCGGTCTCGTGCTGGCAGCCGCCGTCGTCACGCTCGGAGCCGCCGAGGCGCAGATCGCGGCCCCCGTGCGCGCGAAGGAGCGCGAGGAGCTCATCGACCGCGTACAGGCGCAGACCGACGGCGCCGACGCCCTGGAGCGGGACGTCGAGGCCCTGCGGAAGGACGTGGAGGAGCGGCAGCGCAAGGCCCTCAACACCCAGGGCGGGGAACAGGGCGAGACGGTCTCCCTGCTGGCCGGAGCCACCGAGGTGGAGGGGGCCGGTGTGAAGCTCGTCGTGGACGACGCCGAGAGCACCGACCAGGGTGGTGGCGGTCCGCGGGAGAGCAGCGGCTTCTCCGACACCGGCCGGGTCCGTGACCGCGACATGCAGCGGGTCGTCAACGGTCTTTGGGAGTCGGGCGCCGAGGCGATCGCGATCAACGGCCAGCGACTGACCGCCCTGTCGGCGATCCGCGCGGCGGGCGACGCCATACTGGTCGACAACAGACCGCTGGTGCCGCCGTACACGGTGCTGGCGGTGGGGGACGGCAGGAAGCTCCGCAGTGCCTTCCAGGACAGCGCCGACGGGCAGTATCTGCAGGTCCTGAAGGAGGACTTCGGGATCCGTACCACGATCTCCGCCGAGGAGACGGTGCGCCTGCCGGCGGCCCCGAGCTTGATCGTACGAACAGCAGAGCCGAAGACGGCCGGCGCCGGGCGGAGCGGCGGACCGGCGACGGCCGAAACAGAGAAGGGCACATCGTGA